One window from the genome of Echinicola vietnamensis DSM 17526 encodes:
- a CDS encoding recombinase family protein: protein MSVADLYIRVSTDEQADKGYSQRNQEEVLKRYCDHHNIMVRKVVFEDHSAKTFNRPRWKELLTYLKKSRGRGVDKILFTKWDRFSRNAGDAYQMINTLRNLDIEPQANEQPLDLNIPENKMMLAIYLAAPEVENDRRALNIFHGMRRALKEGRYLRKAPFGYINRMEGSKKFIAPKEPEASIVKWVFSTILKKRYPTENIWEMVKKKGLKISRSHFHRMVRNPLYCGKIYVPAFKDEEDQFVNGQHEPLITEGEFYRVQNILQDIGRDEYLPKVASDDRLPLRGFLICPKCGKVLTGSGSTGRSRRYYYYHCLSKCGFREKASLFNDLMVSEMKRFTLKKDKVEIFGVILHEFFKYHFKDEGEEHKKVAASLESLHEKLKRSRDLFVAGDLEADDYRDIKSECNQEITRLENQLAATKPERVSNHSKYVDRALERLSRLDLLYENGDIETKRELIGSIFPEKLCFSKTGYRTGRINALVGCIYQINSNLNSKKNERKTKKSSNSHWVELQGVEPWSR from the coding sequence ATGAGTGTAGCTGACTTATATATAAGGGTAAGTACCGATGAGCAGGCAGATAAAGGATATTCCCAACGAAATCAAGAGGAAGTCCTCAAAAGATATTGTGATCATCATAATATTATGGTTCGAAAGGTGGTTTTTGAAGATCACTCTGCAAAAACGTTTAACAGGCCCCGTTGGAAAGAACTTCTTACGTACTTAAAGAAAAGTCGTGGAAGAGGTGTGGACAAAATACTTTTTACAAAATGGGACCGATTTAGCAGAAATGCGGGTGATGCCTACCAGATGATAAATACCCTTCGAAACTTAGATATAGAGCCACAGGCTAACGAACAGCCACTTGACTTGAATATTCCTGAAAATAAAATGATGCTGGCGATCTATTTGGCAGCACCTGAGGTGGAAAATGATCGAAGGGCACTGAATATTTTTCACGGCATGAGAAGAGCCCTAAAGGAGGGGCGTTATTTAAGGAAAGCACCTTTTGGATATATAAACCGAATGGAGGGATCAAAAAAGTTTATTGCTCCAAAGGAACCGGAAGCCTCTATCGTTAAGTGGGTTTTTTCTACAATTCTTAAAAAAAGGTACCCAACGGAAAATATTTGGGAAATGGTCAAAAAGAAAGGACTTAAAATCAGCCGTTCCCATTTCCATCGGATGGTGCGAAACCCATTGTATTGTGGAAAAATTTACGTGCCTGCATTTAAAGATGAAGAGGACCAGTTTGTGAATGGCCAACATGAGCCTTTGATTACAGAAGGGGAATTTTATAGGGTACAGAATATTCTGCAGGACATAGGAAGAGATGAGTATTTGCCAAAAGTAGCGTCAGATGATAGGCTTCCATTAAGGGGATTCCTGATATGTCCCAAATGTGGTAAGGTTTTAACTGGAAGTGGCTCTACAGGTAGATCAAGACGCTATTATTATTACCATTGTCTATCAAAGTGCGGTTTTAGGGAAAAGGCTTCATTATTCAATGACCTAATGGTCAGTGAAATGAAAAGGTTTACCCTGAAGAAGGATAAAGTTGAAATATTTGGAGTAATACTCCATGAATTCTTCAAATACCATTTTAAGGACGAGGGAGAGGAGCATAAAAAAGTAGCAGCTTCTTTGGAAAGTCTTCATGAAAAATTAAAAAGAAGCAGGGATTTATTTGTGGCCGGAGACCTTGAGGCAGATGATTATAGGGATATAAAATCAGAATGTAATCAAGAAATAACACGGCTTGAGAACCAATTGGCTGCGACCAAGCCAGAGAGAGTATCGAACCATTCCAAATATGTTGATAGGGCTCTGGAAAGGCTCTCCAGGCTAGATTTGCTGTATGAAAACGGAGATATCGAGACAAAGAGAGAGTTAATTGGTTCGATATTCCCCGAAAAACTGTGTTTTTCAAAAACAGGTTATCGAACCGGAAGAATTAACGCTTTAGTTGGTTGTATCTACCAGATAAACAGTAATTTAAATTCTAAAAAAAATGAGAGAAAAACGAAGAAATCGTCTAACTCTCATTGGGTGGAGCTGCAGGGAGTCGAACCCTGGTCCAGATAG
- a CDS encoding DUF932 domain-containing protein — MGHNIHFNERTGKHSFFSVKQPAWHKLGKVVENYPTSKEAIQFAGLDYEVVKAPLFTKREGIGDGENGPDNSSTEIPVPDQFATMRTDTQKVFGVVGKDYGIVQNRDAFSFFDAIIKEGKGVKYETAGALGEGERVFITAKLPDGILVGKEDLIEQYLFLTTSHDGTGSIMAAFTPIRVVCQNTLNAAFQRKTNVVRIRHTSGAKERLQLAHRLMGLVTETGANLETVFNRWAKVKIKDKEVKRLIELALAPNRDTLDNLYRGEYDKVSTAFKNQCEEAFAYAMMGDAQLLPSTEGTVFGTYNAVTGYFQNVRRFKSEQDKTRSILLGGTAQLKGQKAFDLCADFVDRGAKILVHK, encoded by the coding sequence ATGGGACATAATATCCATTTTAACGAAAGAACAGGAAAGCACAGCTTTTTTAGTGTCAAACAGCCGGCATGGCATAAGCTGGGGAAAGTGGTGGAAAATTACCCTACCAGTAAGGAGGCCATTCAATTTGCAGGATTGGATTATGAGGTGGTCAAAGCACCATTATTTACCAAACGGGAAGGGATTGGTGATGGTGAAAACGGGCCTGATAATTCCAGTACAGAAATCCCGGTACCCGATCAGTTTGCCACCATGAGGACCGACACCCAAAAGGTATTTGGGGTAGTAGGGAAGGATTACGGTATCGTACAGAACCGGGATGCCTTTTCTTTCTTTGATGCCATCATCAAAGAAGGGAAAGGGGTGAAGTATGAAACGGCCGGAGCATTGGGGGAGGGGGAAAGGGTGTTTATCACGGCCAAATTGCCTGATGGGATTTTGGTAGGAAAGGAGGATCTGATCGAGCAATACCTGTTCCTGACAACCTCGCACGATGGGACAGGAAGTATTATGGCCGCATTTACCCCTATCAGGGTAGTTTGTCAGAATACCCTGAATGCCGCATTTCAACGGAAAACAAATGTGGTGAGGATCCGCCATACATCAGGGGCCAAAGAAAGGCTGCAACTGGCCCACCGCTTGATGGGCCTGGTAACGGAAACAGGGGCAAACCTGGAAACGGTATTCAACAGGTGGGCAAAGGTGAAAATCAAGGATAAGGAAGTCAAAAGATTGATAGAGCTGGCGCTGGCACCCAATAGGGATACCCTGGACAACCTCTACAGGGGAGAATATGACAAGGTATCCACAGCTTTTAAAAACCAATGTGAAGAGGCGTTTGCCTATGCCATGATGGGGGACGCCCAACTGTTACCGTCCACTGAAGGAACGGTGTTTGGGACGTATAATGCCGTGACGGGATACTTTCAGAATGTTAGGCGATTTAAATCCGAGCAGGACAAGACCAGATCTATATTGCTGGGTGGGACTGCCCAATTGAAAGGACAAAAAGCCTTTGACCTATGCGCGGATTTTGTGGACAGGGGAGCAAAAATATTGGTCCATAAGTAA
- a CDS encoding DUF4138 domain-containing protein, which produces MKTMIFQKAAMALLLLFLSISILKAQYTPKAIIKSYPVEVAYDKTTVLVFPFEVKSLDRGNPVVMAQKDSHAGNVLKLKAAAKGFAPISLHVITAGGRLYQFKVKYSDHPNILTIDMVAQLDNERFAVALKGIGLNQRELANFAALMANKKTMGRLGRKARSGKVSARVRTVSSHGQTLFFTIDLKNKGAVDFQQPGIRCWKRDGGGMKRTARRNTELVPAHVSWKAEEGVQGNDSSRLVLALPQFSLRGNENLVIDIREQNGGRLLRLRLKAGHLEKAQPIIQP; this is translated from the coding sequence ATGAAAACCATGATATTCCAAAAAGCAGCAATGGCCTTACTGCTATTGTTCCTCTCCATTTCCATCCTTAAGGCACAATATACTCCAAAGGCCATCATCAAGAGCTACCCCGTTGAAGTTGCCTATGACAAGACTACCGTCCTGGTATTCCCTTTTGAGGTGAAGAGCCTGGACAGGGGAAATCCAGTGGTCATGGCACAAAAGGATAGCCATGCCGGCAACGTGCTTAAACTGAAGGCTGCTGCCAAAGGTTTTGCCCCGATCAGCCTGCATGTCATCACTGCCGGGGGAAGGCTTTACCAGTTCAAGGTCAAATATAGTGATCATCCCAATATCCTAACCATCGATATGGTAGCGCAGCTGGATAATGAACGCTTTGCAGTTGCCTTGAAGGGTATAGGATTGAATCAGCGGGAACTGGCCAACTTTGCGGCCTTAATGGCCAATAAAAAAACAATGGGCCGTTTGGGCAGAAAAGCCAGGTCGGGCAAGGTTTCGGCAAGGGTAAGGACGGTGTCCAGCCATGGGCAAACGCTGTTCTTTACCATTGACCTGAAAAACAAAGGAGCGGTGGACTTCCAACAACCTGGGATACGGTGCTGGAAGCGGGATGGGGGAGGCATGAAAAGAACGGCGAGGCGCAATACCGAGCTAGTTCCCGCGCATGTCAGCTGGAAGGCGGAAGAAGGAGTGCAGGGAAATGATTCGAGCAGGCTGGTACTTGCACTACCGCAGTTCAGCCTGAGGGGCAATGAAAACCTGGTCATCGATATCAGGGAGCAAAACGGTGGGCGGCTGTTAAGGCTAAGGCTAAAGGCAGGACATCTGGAGAAAGCACAACCGATTATTCAACCATAA
- a CDS encoding energy transducer TonB gives MEAKKTPKADLRKKRGLFLNIGLLISTGLALAAFEFKSYTLITVQDYNLKPDPFEGILDVPITPHQVPKPPKIEHPEIKEVPNDKDIQEKFEPILDIAIPEDPVVNSPALPTGPPLADTADEVKDFAEQMPTPPGGMEGWAQYLSGNLTYPKQAVRMGIEGTVFLVFVVNKDGSIQDVEILRGVGGGCSEEAIRVLENAPDWKPGLQGGRPVRVKMRLPIKFKLN, from the coding sequence ATGGAAGCCAAAAAAACACCAAAAGCAGATTTAAGAAAAAAGCGTGGTCTTTTCCTAAATATTGGCCTGCTGATCAGCACAGGACTGGCCCTAGCCGCCTTTGAGTTTAAATCCTACACGCTTATCACCGTACAGGATTATAATCTCAAACCTGACCCATTTGAGGGTATTCTCGATGTACCCATCACCCCCCATCAGGTTCCCAAGCCACCAAAGATCGAGCATCCGGAAATCAAGGAAGTCCCGAATGATAAGGATATCCAAGAAAAATTCGAGCCGATTCTGGATATAGCGATTCCGGAGGATCCCGTTGTCAATAGTCCTGCTCTTCCCACAGGACCTCCTTTAGCAGATACGGCTGACGAGGTCAAAGATTTTGCCGAACAGATGCCCACTCCTCCCGGTGGTATGGAAGGATGGGCACAATACCTCAGCGGCAACTTAACATACCCCAAACAGGCTGTCAGAATGGGAATAGAAGGGACGGTATTTTTGGTCTTTGTGGTCAACAAAGATGGATCGATCCAAGATGTGGAAATTTTACGGGGTGTAGGAGGTGGCTGTAGCGAAGAGGCCATTCGGGTATTGGAAAATGCCCCCGACTGGAAACCAGGCCTCCAAGGAGGACGGCCCGTGAGGGTAAAAATGCGGTTGCCCATTAAATTCAAACTAAATTAA